The following coding sequences lie in one Flagellimonas eckloniae genomic window:
- a CDS encoding methylmalonyl-CoA mutase family protein, which translates to MEQIKAYQPKNKIRIVTAASLFDGHDAAINIMRRIIQSTGVEVIHLGHDRSVAEVVNCAIQEDANAIAITSYQGGHNEYFRYMFDLLKERNANHIKIFGGGGGVILPEEIKDLMNYGIERIYSPDDGRQMGLQGMINDLVERCDTEVPDLKLSKGKKLNELLIEKDSSVIARLISLAENRHDRFEVFESEINKKNGHVPVLGITGTGGAGKSSLVDELVRRFLTDFPKKHIGIISVDPSKRKTGGALLGDRIRMNSINNDRVYMRSLATRQSNLALSKHVSEAAEVLKAANFDLIILETSGIGQSDTEILEHSDVSLYVMTPEFGAATQLEKIDMLDFADVVAINKFDKRGALDALRDVKKQYMRNQGLWDVDQDDLPIFGTIASQFNDPGMNRLYKIVMDTLVKKADSKLISNFEVANEVAEKVFVIPPSRTRYLSEIAENNRAYDKNVEEQARVAQKLFGIHQTILSIISDGNENGHLIKSGLDHVMILKQVQNEELPFIKLLLTQFDKVKMNLDPHNWDSILKWEHTINRYKSELYSFKVRGKEVNIETHTRSLSHSKIPKVALPKYKAWGDILKWILQENVPGEFPYTSGLYPFKRVGEDPTRMFAGEGGPERTNRRFHYVSLDMPAKRLSTAFDSVTLYGNDPDHRPDIYGKIGNAGVSICCLDDAKKLYSGFDLSDPMTSVSMTINGPAPMLLAFFMNTAIDQNCEKYIKEKGIEQEVEQKILSIYKKKKSKRPRYYGELPNGNDGLGLMLLGVTGDQVLPKKVYEEIKINTLKQVRGTVQADILKEDQAQNTCIFSTEFALRLMGDVQAYFIENEVRNFYSVSISGYHIAEAGANPITQLAFTLSNGFTYVEYYLSRGMDIDKFGPNLSFFFSNGVDPEYAVIGRVARRIWAKAMKEKYGANSRAQMLKYHIQTSGRSLHAQEIDFNDIRTTLQALYAIYDNCNSLHTNAYDEAITTPTEESVRRAMAIQLIINKELGLAKNENPLQGSFIIEELTDLVEEAVLVEFDRITERGGVLGAMETMYQRSKIQEESLHYETLKHSGKYPIVGVNTFLSSKGSPTILPTEVIRAADKEKKNQIETLQNLHSRNESDTEIQLLELQRTAINNENLFEKLMEVTKYCSLGQITNALFQVGGQYRRNM; encoded by the coding sequence ATGGAACAAATAAAGGCGTATCAACCTAAAAATAAGATTAGAATTGTTACAGCGGCTTCGCTATTTGATGGTCATGATGCCGCTATCAATATCATGCGGCGTATAATTCAATCCACAGGTGTTGAGGTGATTCATTTGGGTCATGATCGGAGTGTAGCCGAGGTTGTAAATTGCGCCATCCAAGAAGATGCAAATGCTATAGCTATTACCTCATACCAAGGAGGACACAATGAGTATTTTAGGTATATGTTCGATTTGCTCAAAGAAAGAAATGCCAATCATATTAAAATTTTTGGTGGGGGCGGTGGAGTTATCCTTCCTGAAGAGATTAAGGATTTGATGAATTATGGAATAGAACGAATCTATTCTCCAGATGATGGTCGTCAAATGGGACTCCAGGGAATGATTAATGATTTGGTTGAGCGTTGTGATACGGAAGTTCCTGATTTAAAGTTGAGCAAAGGCAAAAAACTGAATGAGCTACTAATAGAAAAAGATTCAAGCGTAATAGCCCGATTAATTTCTTTGGCTGAAAATAGGCACGACCGCTTTGAGGTTTTTGAGTCTGAGATAAACAAGAAAAATGGTCATGTTCCAGTTTTGGGGATAACTGGTACAGGAGGAGCGGGAAAATCCAGTTTGGTAGACGAATTGGTACGAAGGTTTTTGACCGATTTCCCCAAAAAACATATTGGAATAATTTCTGTGGACCCTTCCAAAAGAAAAACTGGAGGGGCACTGTTGGGCGATAGGATTAGAATGAATTCCATAAACAATGATCGTGTGTATATGCGTTCATTGGCTACCAGGCAATCAAACTTGGCACTTTCCAAACATGTATCCGAGGCGGCTGAGGTGCTTAAGGCAGCCAATTTTGATTTAATAATTCTTGAAACATCGGGAATAGGACAATCCGATACCGAAATCCTGGAACACAGTGATGTATCCTTGTATGTGATGACTCCTGAATTTGGAGCAGCTACACAGCTTGAAAAAATTGATATGCTGGATTTCGCCGATGTTGTTGCCATTAATAAGTTTGATAAAAGAGGCGCTTTGGATGCCTTGCGTGATGTGAAAAAGCAGTACATGCGAAATCAGGGTCTATGGGATGTTGATCAAGATGATTTGCCCATTTTTGGGACAATTGCATCCCAATTCAATGACCCGGGAATGAATAGACTTTATAAGATTGTGATGGATACTTTGGTTAAAAAAGCTGACTCAAAGTTGATTTCAAATTTTGAAGTTGCAAATGAGGTAGCTGAAAAAGTATTCGTTATTCCTCCTTCTAGAACCAGATATTTGTCAGAAATAGCCGAGAATAACAGAGCTTATGATAAAAACGTTGAGGAACAAGCGAGAGTAGCCCAAAAGTTGTTTGGCATTCATCAAACTATCCTATCTATCATTTCCGATGGGAATGAGAATGGGCATCTAATAAAATCTGGCCTTGACCATGTGATGATTCTGAAACAAGTTCAGAATGAAGAACTTCCCTTCATTAAATTGCTATTGACTCAATTTGATAAAGTGAAAATGAACCTTGACCCACACAACTGGGATTCCATTCTAAAATGGGAGCATACCATAAATAGGTATAAATCTGAACTATATTCATTTAAAGTAAGAGGTAAGGAAGTTAATATTGAAACACATACAAGATCACTTTCCCATAGCAAGATACCTAAGGTGGCGCTGCCCAAGTATAAAGCTTGGGGAGACATTCTTAAGTGGATTTTGCAAGAGAACGTTCCGGGTGAATTCCCATATACTTCCGGTTTATATCCTTTTAAAAGAGTTGGGGAAGACCCAACGCGAATGTTTGCGGGTGAAGGCGGTCCAGAACGCACTAATAGGCGTTTTCATTACGTGAGTCTGGATATGCCCGCCAAGCGGCTTTCAACAGCGTTTGATTCCGTAACGCTGTACGGAAATGACCCAGACCATAGACCAGATATTTATGGAAAAATAGGAAATGCTGGAGTATCAATTTGTTGTTTGGACGATGCTAAAAAATTATATTCTGGTTTTGATTTAAGTGATCCAATGACTTCCGTAAGCATGACTATCAATGGCCCCGCACCGATGTTATTGGCATTTTTCATGAATACCGCTATTGACCAAAATTGTGAAAAATATATCAAGGAAAAAGGGATAGAGCAGGAGGTGGAGCAGAAGATTTTATCAATATACAAAAAGAAAAAAAGTAAAAGACCTCGTTATTATGGAGAACTTCCGAATGGAAACGACGGCTTAGGGTTAATGCTTTTAGGGGTTACAGGCGACCAAGTTTTACCTAAAAAAGTATATGAAGAAATCAAGATAAATACCTTGAAGCAGGTTCGAGGTACAGTGCAGGCTGATATTTTAAAAGAGGACCAAGCACAAAATACGTGTATTTTTTCTACGGAGTTTGCACTACGCCTTATGGGAGATGTGCAGGCATATTTTATTGAAAACGAGGTGCGTAATTTTTACTCGGTTTCCATATCAGGATATCATATTGCAGAGGCCGGAGCTAACCCAATTACGCAATTGGCGTTTACATTGTCCAATGGTTTTACTTATGTAGAGTATTATTTGAGCAGAGGAATGGACATTGATAAGTTTGGTCCAAACCTTTCGTTCTTTTTTTCAAATGGGGTTGACCCAGAATATGCGGTAATAGGTAGAGTGGCTAGAAGGATTTGGGCTAAGGCAATGAAAGAAAAGTATGGGGCAAATTCGCGCGCCCAAATGTTAAAGTACCATATACAGACTTCGGGGAGAAGTTTACATGCTCAGGAAATTGACTTCAACGACATCCGTACCACCTTACAGGCACTGTATGCTATTTATGATAATTGCAATTCCTTGCACACGAATGCATATGATGAAGCCATTACCACACCAACGGAGGAATCTGTACGAAGGGCAATGGCTATACAGTTGATTATTAATAAGGAATTGGGGTTGGCCAAAAATGAAAACCCATTGCAAGGTTCGTTTATAATTGAGGAATTAACGGATTTGGTTGAGGAAGCGGTTTTGGTGGAGTTTGATAGAATTACGGAAAGGGGAGGAGTACTTGGAGCAATGGAAACCATGTACCAACGTTCTAAAATTCAGGAAGAAAGCTTGCATTATGAGACCTTGAAGCATTCCGGTAAATATCCCATTGTTGGTGTTAATACTTTTTTGAGTTCCAAGGGTTCGCCAACTATTTTGCCAACGGAGGTTATTAGAGCTGCAGACAAAGAGAAGAAAAATCAAATTGAAACCTTGCAAAATTTACATAGTAGAAACGAGTCCGATACGGAAATTCAATTGTTGGAGCTTCAACGAACAGCTATCAACAATGAAAATCTCTTTGAGAAATTAATGGAAGTCACAAAATATTGCTCATTGGGTCAAATCACAAATGCATTGTTTCAAGTTGGAGGTCAGTACAGGAGAAATATGTAG
- a CDS encoding Lrp/AsnC family transcriptional regulator, translated as MKIDELNWEILGCLQQNARESFANIGRKVGLTPPAVAERVKKMEDLGIIEGYQTSVSYTLAGHQLKAIIMLRAFMGKLKPFLSKVESFQEVINCYRITGNENIIMEVVLKDQSHLEKFIDELISYGECRTHIVLSNIVNHAPIKASKVSM; from the coding sequence ATGAAGATAGATGAGTTAAACTGGGAAATTCTTGGTTGTTTACAGCAAAATGCAAGGGAGTCTTTTGCCAATATAGGACGCAAAGTGGGGTTGACGCCTCCAGCTGTTGCGGAACGGGTAAAAAAGATGGAAGACCTTGGAATAATAGAAGGATACCAAACCAGTGTTTCGTATACTTTGGCTGGGCATCAATTAAAGGCAATAATCATGTTGCGGGCGTTTATGGGTAAACTGAAGCCGTTTCTCAGTAAAGTAGAATCCTTTCAGGAAGTAATTAATTGTTATCGTATCACAGGTAATGAAAATATTATTATGGAGGTGGTACTCAAAGATCAATCACATTTAGAAAAGTTTATTGATGAACTAATTAGCTATGGCGAATGCAGAACCCATATTGTGCTTTCCAATATTGTGAACCATGCCCCTATTAAAGCAAGTAAGGTTAGCATGTAA
- a CDS encoding DJ-1/PfpI family protein, producing MVKNICIFTILLLIVSCGRQKNETITDTTQRVFPKIDSNKYNVAFLLMDGVYNTEFTAPYDIFQHTQYRKGIKAMNTFTVANTLEPITSFEGVRILPDFDYTQDSIPDIDILVVPSAEHHLNTDLKDTIMLNFVKKVSKDALFVTSHCDGAFVLAKAGLLDEVVSTTFPSDIDTYKTMFPHLRVKDSVLFVHDGKFITSAGGAKSFEAALYLCEHLYGKEIAESLAGGLVIDWDLNTVPKLILQ from the coding sequence ATGGTCAAAAACATTTGCATTTTTACTATTCTACTTCTAATTGTTTCCTGCGGGCGTCAAAAAAATGAGACTATAACAGACACTACGCAAAGAGTTTTTCCAAAGATAGATTCCAATAAATATAATGTCGCCTTTTTACTTATGGATGGTGTCTACAACACAGAGTTTACTGCTCCTTATGATATTTTTCAGCATACCCAATACCGAAAGGGAATAAAGGCCATGAACACGTTTACCGTTGCCAACACTTTGGAACCTATAACTTCGTTTGAGGGAGTACGTATTCTACCGGACTTTGATTATACCCAAGATTCCATTCCCGATATTGATATCCTGGTAGTACCAAGTGCTGAACATCATTTAAACACGGATTTAAAGGATACCATAATGTTGAATTTTGTCAAAAAAGTGAGTAAAGATGCTTTGTTTGTAACTTCTCATTGTGATGGAGCCTTTGTACTGGCAAAAGCTGGTCTTTTAGATGAAGTCGTGTCTACAACCTTTCCAAGTGATATTGACACCTACAAAACCATGTTTCCACATCTGAGGGTCAAGGATAGCGTACTTTTTGTACATGATGGTAAATTTATTACTTCTGCTGGTGGGGCTAAAAGCTTTGAAGCTGCCCTCTATTTATGTGAGCACCTTTATGGAAAAGAGATTGCAGAGTCGCTTGCTGGTGGGCTTGTTATTGATTGGGATTTAAATACTGTTCCAAAACTTATTCTTCAATAA
- a CDS encoding DUF1684 domain-containing protein translates to MKYVFGVMLFLIVGCKSDKKYHTSTVDKVQIESKAIQEILLFQRELNETFKNPDTSPLPDKYRKNFEGLDFFEPDSTYMVRARFERTPDAVPFLMGTTTEEKRREVVYGIAYFELNGAKHKLEIYQSLDLMDQEEYKDYLFLPFLDETNGTETYGGGRYIDLTIHDKDTIIIDFNKAYNPYCVYNKKYSCPLVPRQNYLRTNMRAGVKDFKKD, encoded by the coding sequence ATGAAATATGTATTTGGTGTGATGTTGTTTTTGATAGTTGGCTGTAAATCTGATAAAAAATACCACACTTCTACTGTTGATAAGGTTCAAATTGAATCGAAGGCAATACAAGAAATATTATTGTTTCAGCGAGAACTGAATGAAACTTTTAAAAACCCTGATACATCACCGTTACCAGATAAATATCGAAAAAATTTTGAAGGGCTTGACTTTTTTGAACCGGATAGCACTTATATGGTAAGAGCAAGATTTGAACGAACGCCTGATGCGGTTCCTTTTTTGATGGGCACCACCACCGAAGAAAAGAGGAGGGAAGTAGTATATGGTATTGCCTATTTTGAATTGAATGGGGCGAAACATAAACTTGAAATTTACCAAAGCCTCGATTTGATGGACCAAGAGGAATATAAAGACTATTTATTTCTTCCTTTTTTAGATGAAACAAATGGAACTGAAACTTATGGGGGAGGACGTTATATCGATTTAACAATTCATGATAAGGATACCATTATCATTGACTTTAACAAGGCCTATAATCCCTATTGTGTGTATAATAAAAAGTACTCCTGCCCTCTAGTGCCAAGGCAAAATTATTTGAGAACTAATATGAGAGCAGGAGTGAAAGACTTCAAAAAGGACTAA
- a CDS encoding outer membrane beta-barrel protein: MKTIINTKYIKNLAFAAMALLSTAVFAQDEEESPKLEISGSVDAYFRTTTKDGGEATTSTFTSFANQTGFALGMANLVGSYDMGDTGVVVDLVFGPRGTEATFENDVLNGIINQAYVYWNVSEGTTLTMGRFNTFLGYEVIAPQANFNYSVSYLFSNGPFSHLGVKADFTLSDDVSLMLGVMNPWDTNDISGTGEYSLGGQLGFYGQYLNLYYDSGKNGGLGFEVDYTGGFDLSEDFFFGINAAYNDNSEAGTGFYGAAIYPQLSTSDSFAIGLRGEYVTFTDDAATDDSNVLGLTLTGSFTKDNLIIKPEVRLDSWGNDFEPYNDGDGGFTNSQSSFLIAAIFSF; this comes from the coding sequence ATGAAAACGATTATAAATACAAAATACATAAAAAATTTAGCTTTTGCCGCAATGGCTTTACTATCAACAGCTGTTTTTGCACAGGATGAAGAGGAATCTCCAAAGTTGGAAATCAGCGGTTCTGTGGATGCTTACTTCAGAACGACCACTAAAGATGGAGGGGAAGCTACCACTTCAACTTTTACTTCATTTGCCAACCAAACTGGTTTTGCATTGGGTATGGCCAATTTAGTTGGTAGCTACGATATGGGAGATACAGGAGTTGTTGTTGATTTAGTTTTTGGACCTAGAGGTACTGAAGCCACTTTTGAAAATGATGTATTGAACGGTATCATTAACCAAGCATATGTATACTGGAATGTATCTGAAGGTACTACTTTAACAATGGGTCGCTTTAATACATTCTTGGGTTATGAGGTAATAGCTCCCCAAGCAAACTTTAACTACAGTGTCTCTTACTTATTTTCCAATGGACCTTTTTCACATTTGGGTGTAAAAGCAGATTTTACCTTGTCTGATGATGTAAGCTTAATGCTTGGTGTGATGAATCCATGGGATACCAATGACATTAGTGGTACAGGTGAATATTCTTTGGGAGGTCAACTTGGTTTTTATGGGCAATACCTAAACCTTTACTATGACAGTGGTAAAAATGGTGGTCTAGGATTCGAAGTAGACTACACTGGTGGGTTCGACCTTTCTGAGGACTTTTTCTTTGGAATCAATGCAGCTTATAACGATAACTCAGAAGCCGGTACCGGTTTTTACGGTGCAGCCATTTACCCACAGTTGTCCACCTCTGATAGTTTTGCTATAGGGTTACGTGGGGAGTATGTGACGTTTACTGATGATGCGGCTACTGATGATTCAAACGTTCTTGGGTTGACACTTACTGGTAGCTTCACAAAAGACAACCTAATCATCAAACCAGAAGTTCGTTTGGATAGCTGGGGCAATGATTTTGAACCCTACAATGATGGTGACGGAGGTTTTACAAATAGCCAATCTTCCTTCTTGATTGCCGCCATTTTCTCTTTCTAG
- a CDS encoding ammonium transporter, whose product MDAGLFTANNVWMMICTGLVFFMHLGFSFLEIGLTRQKNTVNILFKNVFIICVGLLLYYVGGFNLMYPGFEDGDMGFLKFAGFGIAAPEGGMTPDYADGGYTWWTDFLFQGMFAATAATIVSGAVAERIKLGGFMIFTIVYVGLVYPIVGSWQWGGGFLSSLSYGSAEGFYDFAGSTLVHSVGGWGALIAIFLLGARIGKFGEDGKPKAIPGHSLPFAAAGVLILWLGWFGFNGGSVLSADPELTSLVLVTTSLAAAAGGVSAFLTSLLAYKNYDLTMFLNGILGGLVGITAGADQMSPNEAVIIGLLAGIIIVAGVALIDKLKLDDPVGAVAVHLICGIWGTLAVGIFGSLASFDQFLVQLAGVGAAATFCSITAFIILFTIKKVSGLRVSEKEELEGLDIHEHGMDAYADFRMNQH is encoded by the coding sequence ATGGACGCAGGATTATTTACAGCGAATAATGTTTGGATGATGATTTGTACCGGACTAGTGTTTTTCATGCACTTAGGTTTCTCTTTTTTGGAGATCGGTCTCACCAGACAAAAGAATACCGTTAATATTTTATTTAAGAATGTATTTATTATATGTGTAGGCTTACTACTTTATTATGTAGGCGGATTTAACCTAATGTACCCAGGTTTTGAAGATGGGGATATGGGCTTTCTCAAGTTTGCAGGTTTTGGAATTGCAGCACCTGAAGGTGGTATGACTCCTGATTATGCAGATGGAGGATATACTTGGTGGACAGATTTCTTATTCCAAGGAATGTTTGCCGCAACGGCAGCTACAATTGTATCTGGAGCAGTTGCAGAACGTATTAAACTTGGTGGATTTATGATTTTCACCATAGTTTACGTAGGATTGGTATATCCAATTGTAGGTTCATGGCAATGGGGTGGTGGATTCCTTTCATCACTTTCTTATGGTTCAGCTGAAGGGTTTTATGACTTTGCAGGTTCCACTTTGGTTCATTCCGTTGGTGGATGGGGTGCATTGATTGCGATTTTCCTTCTTGGGGCTAGAATTGGTAAATTCGGCGAAGATGGAAAGCCAAAAGCTATTCCAGGGCATAGTCTACCATTTGCCGCAGCAGGTGTTTTGATACTTTGGTTGGGATGGTTTGGATTTAATGGAGGATCTGTTCTTTCAGCAGACCCAGAACTAACTTCTCTGGTATTGGTAACAACTTCCTTGGCTGCAGCAGCCGGTGGTGTTTCCGCTTTCTTAACTTCTTTATTGGCATATAAAAACTACGACCTAACTATGTTCTTAAACGGAATCTTAGGTGGTTTGGTAGGTATTACAGCTGGTGCTGATCAAATGTCTCCAAACGAGGCTGTTATCATCGGATTATTGGCCGGTATCATTATCGTAGCTGGTGTAGCTCTTATAGACAAATTAAAGTTGGACGATCCTGTTGGAGCAGTAGCCGTTCACTTGATTTGCGGTATTTGGGGTACTTTGGCCGTAGGTATTTTTGGAAGCTTGGCCAGTTTTGACCAGTTCTTGGTGCAGTTGGCAGGTGTTGGAGCAGCAGCTACGTTTTGTTCCATAACAGCATTTATCATACTCTTTACCATCAAGAAAGTATCTGGACTACGAGTCTCCGAAAAAGAAGAATTGGAAGGTCTGGACATCCACGAACATGGAATGGATGCCTATGCAGACTTTAGAATGAATCAACACTAA
- a CDS encoding P-II family nitrogen regulator produces MKKVEAIIRKSKFDEVKKALHEIEVNFFSYWDVTGVGNEKQGHVYRGISYSTSDIQRRYLVIVVSDDFLEKTVDTLVDTAATGNVGDGKIFVSDVIEAYRIRTKESGSAGIN; encoded by the coding sequence ATGAAAAAAGTCGAGGCAATTATTAGGAAATCCAAATTTGATGAGGTGAAAAAAGCACTTCATGAAATTGAGGTCAACTTCTTTAGTTACTGGGATGTAACTGGAGTTGGAAATGAAAAACAAGGACATGTGTATCGTGGTATCTCTTACAGTACCTCAGATATACAAAGAAGGTATTTGGTCATAGTGGTATCTGATGACTTCTTAGAAAAAACTGTTGATACCTTGGTTGATACAGCAGCAACAGGCAATGTCGGAGATGGAAAAATCTTCGTATCTGATGTGATTGAAGCTTATAGAATTAGAACCAAAGAAAGCGGAAGCGCTGGAATTAACTAA
- the crcB gene encoding fluoride efflux transporter CrcB, producing the protein MKQVFLVFLGGGFGSVLRYAISKPLNTTLQNFFLGTFLVNIIGCLLIGVILGLSSRSNFLSTNTTLFLATGFCGGFTTYSSFAFEKHSLLKNSDLFNFSMYTIASIAVGVLAIAFGLWLSKLVD; encoded by the coding sequence ATGAAACAGGTTTTTCTTGTTTTTTTAGGTGGTGGGTTCGGTAGCGTACTTCGTTACGCAATTTCCAAACCCCTGAATACTACACTTCAAAATTTCTTTTTAGGCACTTTCTTGGTAAACATTATAGGATGTCTTTTAATTGGAGTTATCTTGGGACTCTCTTCAAGAAGTAATTTTCTTTCAACAAACACCACTTTATTTCTTGCCACTGGGTTTTGTGGAGGATTTACAACATACTCCTCATTTGCTTTTGAAAAACATAGTTTGCTCAAAAATAGCGACTTGTTCAACTTTTCTATGTATACAATTGCCAGTATTGCTGTTGGGGTTTTAGCCATCGCTTTTGGTTTATGGCTTTCAAAACTAGTGGATTAG
- a CDS encoding nucleoside triphosphate pyrophosphohydrolase family protein, with protein sequence MESKIKAVELFHNSFGLGVLHKPKANLGESKNALRFNLMDEENKEYLEAATNNDLVEVADALGDMLYILCGTILEHGMQYKIEEVFAEIQRSNMSKLDENGKPIYREDGKVLKGPNYFKPDIQGVLDK encoded by the coding sequence ATGGAAAGTAAAATAAAGGCAGTAGAGCTGTTTCATAATTCTTTTGGCTTGGGAGTGCTGCATAAACCCAAGGCTAATTTAGGTGAGTCCAAGAATGCATTAAGGTTTAATTTAATGGATGAAGAAAATAAAGAATACCTAGAAGCTGCAACAAACAATGATTTGGTGGAAGTTGCAGATGCTTTGGGAGATATGCTCTATATTCTTTGCGGTACCATATTGGAGCATGGCATGCAATATAAAATAGAAGAAGTGTTTGCTGAAATACAACGAAGCAACATGAGCAAGTTGGACGAAAATGGAAAACCTATTTATAGGGAAGATGGAAAAGTGCTAAAAGGCCCCAACTATTTTAAACCCGATATACAAGGAGTTTTGGATAAATAA
- a CDS encoding branched-chain amino acid aminotransferase yields MGTMTNTLVVEKAKTSKIQDVDFDNLSFGSVYSDHMLVCDYRNGKWEAPKVVPYQPLSLDPSAKIFHYGQSIFEGMKAYKDEAGDAWLFRPLENFKRLNKSAKRLAIPELPEEYFMEGLTTLLQLDKDWIPQNPGSSLYIRPFMFASGTGFHASPADEYKFIICTAPSGAYFSGKVKVLIEENYSRAANGGVGYAKAGGNYAGQFYPTQLAIEKGYNQVIWTDDNSHEYIEEAGAMNVFVRINDTLITGPTSDRILDGITRKSILDIANEEGIATEVRKISVHEVVEAAKTGELKEMFGAGTAAVISPISAFGYKDTDYDLPELQNSYASLLKKRITDIQYNRVADTFGWRYKV; encoded by the coding sequence ATGGGAACAATGACAAACACTTTGGTAGTAGAAAAAGCGAAAACTTCCAAAATACAGGATGTTGATTTTGACAATCTTTCATTTGGAAGTGTCTACAGCGACCATATGCTTGTATGTGATTATAGAAATGGGAAATGGGAAGCACCTAAAGTTGTCCCGTATCAACCCCTAAGTCTGGATCCTTCAGCGAAAATATTTCATTACGGACAATCTATTTTTGAAGGAATGAAAGCCTACAAGGATGAGGCAGGGGATGCATGGTTGTTCAGACCTTTGGAAAACTTTAAGCGTTTGAACAAATCTGCAAAAAGGTTGGCCATACCTGAACTTCCTGAAGAGTATTTTATGGAAGGACTTACCACGCTTTTACAATTGGATAAGGATTGGATTCCACAAAACCCAGGCAGCTCTTTATACATTCGTCCATTTATGTTTGCTTCCGGAACAGGTTTTCACGCTTCACCAGCAGATGAATATAAATTTATTATATGTACTGCTCCTTCCGGTGCGTATTTTTCCGGAAAAGTAAAAGTATTAATTGAAGAAAATTATTCAAGAGCAGCAAATGGTGGGGTTGGTTATGCTAAAGCTGGTGGAAATTATGCCGGACAATTTTATCCAACACAATTAGCCATAGAAAAAGGATACAATCAGGTTATTTGGACTGATGATAATTCGCATGAATATATAGAAGAAGCTGGGGCAATGAACGTTTTTGTTCGAATAAATGATACTTTGATCACAGGCCCAACCAGCGATAGAATCCTTGATGGCATAACACGAAAAAGTATTTTGGATATTGCCAACGAAGAAGGTATAGCTACTGAAGTTCGAAAAATTTCCGTGCATGAAGTTGTTGAGGCTGCCAAAACAGGTGAATTAAAAGAAATGTTCGGTGCCGGAACAGCCGCAGTAATCTCCCCTATTTCAGCTTTTGGCTATAAGGATACAGATTATGATCTACCTGAATTGCAGAATAGCTACGCTTCCCTTCTTAAAAAGCGAATAACGGATATTCAGTACAACCGAGTAGCGGATACGTTTGGTTGGAGATACAAAGTATAG
- a CDS encoding DUF4920 domain-containing protein, with protein sequence MKTFNILAAIFLLFQIQTYGQNGSYETYGEPFEKATHVAQYEEVLNTINIKDTVATQFSGTIVEVCQAKGCWMKVNLDQGEQVFVKFKDYGFFVPTNVANSKVVLNGIAFSEKVSIEEQKHYAEDSGKSKEEISKIKAPKRTLQFEASGVLIAK encoded by the coding sequence ATGAAAACATTTAACATTTTAGCTGCCATATTCTTACTCTTTCAAATACAGACATACGGACAGAATGGTAGTTATGAAACTTATGGAGAGCCGTTTGAGAAAGCAACACATGTTGCTCAATATGAAGAAGTCTTGAATACAATCAATATAAAAGATACCGTTGCTACCCAATTTTCCGGAACTATTGTAGAAGTATGTCAGGCCAAAGGTTGTTGGATGAAGGTAAATTTAGACCAAGGCGAGCAGGTTTTTGTAAAATTTAAGGACTATGGTTTCTTTGTTCCTACTAATGTGGCCAATAGTAAAGTAGTTCTTAATGGTATTGCGTTTTCAGAGAAAGTTTCCATTGAAGAACAAAAACATTATGCGGAAGATTCAGGAAAATCAAAGGAAGAAATCTCAAAAATTAAGGCTCCAAAACGTACCCTTCAATTTGAAGCTTCGGGTGTTTTAATTGCCAAGTGA